A stretch of Coccidioides posadasii str. Silveira chromosome 2, complete sequence DNA encodes these proteins:
- a CDS encoding uncharacterized protein (EggNog:ENOG410PFV0~COG:K) has translation MSSSTTTSAPAPKSAPAYTISTGSRPYRSHKGADCHYKEDPATTGSSLHGNNNGETKRWSPAPTAPVQRKIKRKYEDSSLDQQPARDIMSIPSVTTASQPPVTHRHDQNPEHRKHNGLGGSMNESVHIIGPVAAEDAQVIERYMPSERSKKSPDDKTPYNVYSNDPRKPILYTTVARQRQGVRCSGVPGENQKDIIEQILGPFKHDLVTIFLEKINASFPLFDEYVFMEAYKAGDGSLPPPLMCQVYAMSLIYWNQSPVLAPHPKPDIRYAVNLAVAALHEEFSAPGLSTLSAALIDLTGRPIFSMTGNAINTGRTVALSHCLGLNRDPSSWKLSPSEKNNRIRLWWAVVIHDRWASYGHGVPPQICRNQYDVPLPTIDMLVPQTGASQQRFRAAHGYIFLCRLTEILGDLLPLVYGLQPKNAKETSKTVRRMRTELDRWEDSLPEWLRSPHSENGVPTSGSSSLQLAFLAVKMLVCRIELQEINHSENSNPEARRYFQTECRKAAEDIVQFFLSLKRPHFQEFWMSCMSTHPVLRSSRGSQC, from the exons ATGTCATCTTCAACGACGACTTCTGCGCCCGCGCCCAAAAGCGCGCCGGCATATACAATCAGTACGGGTTCCAGGCCGTACCGATCTCACAAG GGTGCCGATTGTCACTACAAGGAGGACCCGGCCACAACGGGATCTTCGCTGCACGGAAACAACAACGGCGAGACGAAGCGGTGGTCTCCCGCGCCAACTGCTCCTGTCCAGCGAAAGATTAAGAGAAAATATGAAGACTCTTCCTTGGATCAGCAGCCCGCGCGGGACATCATGTCGATTCCCTCTGTGACCACCGCCTCACAGCCTCCGGTCACCCATCGGCACGACCAGAATCCCGAGCACCGCAAGCATAACGGGCTGGGCGGATCCATGAATGAATCTGTACACATCATTGGACCGGTTGCAGCCGAGGACGCGCAGGTCATAGAACGCTACATGCCTTCCGAAAGGTCCAAGAAAAGCCCCGACGATAAAACCCCATATAATGTTTACTCTAACGACCCACGAAAACCCATCCTCTACACGACTGTCGCCAGGCAAAGACAAGGGGTCCGCTGCAGCGGCGTTCCCGGAGAAAACCAGAAAGATATCATTGAGCAAATCTTAGGTCCCTTTAAGCACGACCTTGTCACAAT ATTTTTGGAGAAGATTAATGCCTCCTTTCCGCTCTTCGATGAATATGTTTTCATGGAAGCTTATAAGGCCGGGGACGGAAGTCTACCGCCGCCTCTAATGTGCCAGGTATATGCCATGTCTCTCATTTACTGGAATCAGTCGCCGGTTCTGGCTCCACACCCCAAACCCGACATCAGATATGCGGTGAATCTCGCCGTTGCTGCTCTTCATGAAGAGTTCTCGGCTCCTGGATTATCGACATTGAGTGCTGCATTGATTGATCTGACTGGACGACCAATCTTCTCCATGACCGGGAATGCCATCAATACGGGACGTACAGTTGCGCTTTCTCACTGCCTTGGTCTGAATCGCGACCCTAGCAGCTGGAAgctctctccctctgagaAGAATAATCGCATCCGGCTATGGTGGGCTGTAGTTATCCACGATCGATG GGCGAGTTACGGGCACGGAGTGCCTCCGCAGATCTGCCGAAATCAGTACGATGTCCCACTCCCCACGATAGACATGTTAGTCCCACAAACTGGCGCCAGCCAACAAAGGTTCCGGGCGGCACATGGATATATCTTCCTGTGTCGTCTCACCGAAATTCTCGGTGACCTACTCCCCTTGGTGTACGGTCTTCAACCGAAGAACGCCAAGGAGACATCGAAAACTGTAAGGCGGATGAGAACAGAGCTGGACAGGTGGGAGGATTCACTCCCCGAGTGGCTGAGATCTCCTCACAGTGAAAACGGCGTTCCAACATCCGGCTCGAGCAGCCTGCAGTTGGCATTTTTGGCAGTGAAAATGCTTGTCTGTCGAATAGAGCTCCAA GAAATTAACCACTCGGAGAACTCCAATCCTGAGGCTCGACGTTATTTCCAGACAGAATGTAGGAAAGCAGCTGAGGATATAGTGcagttctttctttctctcaaGAGACCCCATTTCCAAGAGTTTTGGATGTCATGTATGTCTACTCACCCGGTCCTCCGTTCGTCGCGCGGTTCTCAATGCTAA
- a CDS encoding uncharacterized protein (EggNog:ENOG410PGEV~COG:S~BUSCO:1284at33183): protein MESDPVTLPARDGNHSEQQCSRACSPERRASGPGPRRTRPRRVAGCGSTAWHAEEGKTDPQLNAFSRLPRDVIERILYTVDANVFASLALLNRKWREISTCSKLYHHHLLGCRTPGSASHDPASSLSASDDIKTVRSRFTREARRNAFDVFLRPRRTLVNLISVSASSSSAFPQGEAFRFEFSAKGRQLLALSSSRIFVIDLTMDPISVLHELKTMRRPLIATIADEGTVLAMVSSEHQAHIYTLADGGTARLVQSIGLSDVPRALAFSPDAAILAVAYDGGIEVYAIGEDVLSTARRAVRCVGVDLLTFCCDGSMLLGASNNLRNSSFVTISPPLCNDPDVDLSVRELESRLWTTQILFPQVHEGYSHAVLIPSIKGGDGSPWFAGYNIESKAFCLAPIDGPNAEAIYFVGPGPDSDRDEPKPYIFPAASGNGELLAVGFWESELWVYGIPNMESHASTDSSLGEAADGQEKVPVWKSGSVATNFNRLKKTIDGAKTFVHGSSLRVLGGISAIKWVHDQGSGDTMSRKLCRLAAVAPGGVSSWLGAATGNMLPIDGGRILIYDFEYSPSNGKETEITIELGEVEPTKLPEPGSNLAQQVELERRRTHMNRRRGLGGCRDPSSMNPPRGPWRNQRLQPTSPANEGEDFALIDNPYNNSSPRSRDTINRASAATNRLDPRYRNARQVQSDGRRFRYLPHESDADNWVPPPPPYTPNAEAPLPEHLRRTLLPAATEPTPRNDVGRNQLRRSRTSRLESMAQSVIHRSSTRVNRNSNTLLQPPDISPTPRPPLPMLNTNYRASNYSARSPNTTSPLQNAPVLLSEPHNANSQSAPASQQTTQFRPSSHTIAGQASTSTTSHQGPMQARIQNQNASLVPSAPHTAPLPRNALNMRSLPPTPVEAETRRSWYNTRPQANNLHHGTPHPRPASHGNPVASSLRVHQRNNLGLSADHVLAARSHGVQRSRSRSQDAGRLMPLANYGLRDRRTGRNVLGSQSSDWLSEGGSQGGRRDGKCAVM, encoded by the exons ATGGAATCTGACCCCGTCACGCTGCCAGCAAGAGACGGGAATCATAGCGAGCAGCAATGCTCTCGTGCGTGCAGCCCAGAGCGCAGGGCAAGTGGCCCGGGCCCTCGCAGAACTCGCCCTCGCCGTGTAGCTGGCTGCGGCTCTACCGCGTGGCATGCTGAAGAGGGGAAAACGGATCCTCAGCTTAATGCCTTTAGCAGGCTTCCTAGAGACGTCATCGAACG GATCCTCTACACGGTGGATGCAAATGTCTTCGCCTCTCTCGCGTTGCTCAACAGGAAatggagagagatttctACTTGCTCCAAGCTTTACCATCATCACCTCCTGGGCTGCCGTACCCCAGGCTCTGCCAGCCACGACCCCGCTTCGAGCCTGTCGGCGTCGGATGACATCAAGACTGTAAGAAGCAGATTTACACGCGAAGCAAGGAGGAATGCCTTTGATGTGTTCCTTCGGCCAAGACGGACGTTAGTAAATCTGATTTCGGTGTCAGCTAGTTCGTCGTCTGCATTTCCACAGGGGGAAGCTTTTCGCTTCGAGTTTTCTGCAAAAGGCCGGCAGCTGCTCGCGCTTAGTTCCTCAAGGATCTTTGTGATCGACCTGACCATGGACCCGATCTCAGTACTTCACGAGCTGAAGACGATGCGTCGCCCTCTCATAGCCACCATCGCCGACGAAGGGACCGTCTTGGCCATGGTGTCCTCGGAGCACCAGGCACACATATATACACTCGCAGACGGCGGCACCGCACGTTTGGTGCAAAGCATAGGATTGAGCGATGTACCCCGTGCGCTTGCATTCTCACCAGATGCAGCAATTCTCGCTGTTGCTTATGATGGAGGCATCGAAGTCTACGCCATCGGAGAGGACGTTCTGTCCACTGCTCGCAGGGCCGTCAGATGCGTCGGCGTGGATCTCCTAACTTTTTGCTGTGACGGATCAATGCTGCTCGGAGCTTCCAATAATCTACGGAACTCCAGTTTCGTCACCATCTCCCCTCCACTGTGCAATGATCCTGACGTTGATCTCTCAGTTCGAGAGTTAGAGAGCCGACTGTGGACCACCCAAATTCTATTCCCACAGGTGCATGAAGGCTATAGCCATGCAGTGTTGATTCCATCCATAAAAGGAGGTGACGGCTCGCCGTGGTTTGCCGGGTACAACATTGAGTCGAAAGCGTTTTGCCTAGCCCCGATCGATGGCCCGAATGCAGAGGCGATATATTTTGTGGGACCGGGACCGGATTCTGACAGGGATGAACCGAAGCCCTACATCTTCCCCGCTGCTAGCGGGAACGGGGAGCTCCTGGCTGTGGGATTCTGGGAATCCGAACTGTGGGTCTATGGAATTCCGAATATGGAGAGCCACGCATCAACCGATTCATCGCTAGGGGAGGCTGCGGATGGCCAAGAAAAAGTCCCGGTTTGGAAATCGGGATCGGTAGCAACAAATTTCAATCGTCTCAAGAAAACCATCGACGGGGCGAAAACCTTCGTCCATGGATCCTCTTTGCGCGTTCTAGGCGGCATTTCGGCCATCAAATGGGTTCATGACCAGGGCTCGGGAGATACCATGTCTCGTAAACTCTGCAGGCTAGCAGCCGTAGCCCCTGGCGGGGTCAGCTCATGGTTGGGTGCAGCAACTGGAAACATGCTACCAATCGATGGCGGAAGAATCCTGATATACGACTTTGAATATTCTCCGTCGAACGGCAAGGAAACCGAGATAACGATCGAATTGGGAGAGGTAGAGCCCACCAAGTTACCAGAACCAGGCTCGAATCTAGCCCAGCAGGTCGAGCTTGAAAGGAGAAGGACCCATATGAACCGTCGACGTGGGCTTGGTGGCTGTCGCGATCCGTCCTCGATGAATCCGCCGCGCGGACCGTGGCGCAACCAGCGCTTGCAACCTACTTCACCTGCAAACGAAGGCGAGGATTTTGCGCTGATAGACAACCCTTATAATAATTCATCGCCAAGGTCTAGGGATACGATAAACAGAGCGTCGGCTGCTACAAATCGCCTTGATCCACGATACAGAAATGCTCGGCAGGTACAATCGGACGGTCGAAGGTTTCGATATCTTCCGCATGAGAGCGATGCAGACAATTGGGTgccaccaccgccgccgtATACGCCGAATGCTGAAGCTCCGCTGCCAGAGCACTTACGAAGAACCCTCTTGCCGGCTGCGACCGAGCCGACTCCCAGAAACGATGTAGGCCGCAATCAACTGCGGCGCTCAAGGACGTCCCGCTTAGAATCTATGGCGCAGTCAGTTATCCATCGTTCCTCGACAAGAGTAAATCGCAATTCTAACACTCTCTTGCAACCTCCCGATATTTCTCCAACTCCCCGCCCGCCCCTCCCGATGCTGAACACAAATTATCGTGCGTCAAATTATTCCGCACGTAGCCCCAACACAACATCGCCATTACAGAACGCTCCAGTTCTACTATCAGAACCACATAACGCGAATAGCCAGAGTGCTCCCGCGTCACAACAGACCACGCAGTTCCGCCCTTCCTCGCACACGATTGCCGGTCAGGCTTCTACCTCCACTACAAGTCATCAAGGGCCCATGCAGGCCAGAATTCAAAATCAGAACGCATCTCTTGTACCTTCGGCCCCTCACACCGCACCGCTTCCCCGAAATGCTCTCAATATGCGGTCCCTCCCACCCACTCCGGTCGAGGCTGAAACCCGGAGAAGCTGGTATAATACTCGACCACAAGCCAATAACTTGCATCACGGCACTCCTCACCCTCGCCCGGCATCACATGGTAATCCGGTGGCCAGTAGTTTGCGCGTACATCAGCGCAACAATCTTGGCCTAAGCGCGGACCATGTGTTAGCCGCCAGAAGCCACGGTGTCCAGAGATCCCGCTCCCGTTCGCAAGACGCAGGGAGGCTCATGCCTCTGGCCAACTACGGTCTTCGCGATAGACGTACCGGAAGGAATGTTTTGGGTTCACAGTCGAGCGATTGGCTGAGTGAGGGAGGTAGTCAAGGTGGGAGGAGGGACGGCAAATGCGCTGTGATGTGA
- a CDS encoding uncharacterized protein (EggNog:ENOG410PGQW~COG:E) encodes MAPTVAQVASNGHSAENDGGSGSKRLYSAQTNLLAAQKKASHDFRSDVVTTPTENMMQAIIDATFADDVFDEGGDPSVTALEQKLVELTGMEAALWVLSGTMGNQICLRTHLTQPPHSVLLDHRAHIYTWESGALPVMSQASVTPVHPANGIHLTLEDVKKNMIPEENFHFPPTRVVALENTLNGTVLPLKHAKEISDYVRSYPVPPGQKPVAMHLDGARVFDAAAGEGIDIKDYCACFDSISVCLAKGVGAPIGSVILGSKPFIARAKWFKKMFGGGTRQPGMMAAAAHAALTNSIPQLPRVHSLTKSTAARLSALGYTFSSPVQTNMILLDLEAAGIPVAAFVDYLTEAGVQVFPTPRLVFHYQTAQEAADKLVDGLGRLIQDKKAGKDLVARKMTGGYAKGGSE; translated from the exons ATGGCGCCCACCGTCGCCCAAGTGGCGTCAAACGGACATAGCGCGGAAAATGACGGGGGTTCTGGCTCGAAGCGTCTCTACTCCGCGCAGACCAACTTGCTCGCTGCGCAAAAAAAAGCTTCACATGATTTCCGCTCGGATGTCGTCACGACACCGACGGAGAATATGATGCAG GCCATCATCGATGCAACATTCGCAGACGATGTGTTCGACGAAGGCGGTGATCCCTCCGTCACGGCCCTTGAGCAGAAGCTCGTGGAGCTCACGGGCATGGAAGCCGCCCTCTGGGTGCTCTCTGGGACCATGGGCAATCAGATCTGTCTACGTACACACCTGACACAACCTCCACATTCGGTTCTGCTGGACCATCGAGCACACATTTATACCTGGGAGAGCGGCGCGCTGCCGGTGATGTCACAGGCGAGCGTGACTCCAGTTCACCCGGCAAACGGAATCCATTTGACGTTGGAGGatgtgaagaagaatatgattccCGAGGAGAACT TCCATTTCCCACCCACCCGGGTCGTGGCTTTAGAGAACACCCTCAATGGAACCGTGTTGCCTCTGAAACATGCAAAGGAAATCTCCGACTACGTCCGCAGCTATCCTGTCCCTCCGGGCCAGAAGCCCGTCGCCATGCATCTCGATGGAGCACGGGTTTTCGACGCTGCGGCCGGAGAAGGAATCGATATAAAAGATTACTGCGCCTGCTTTGACAGCATTAGCGTATGTCTTGCAAAGGGTGTCGGTGCGCCAATCGGTAGTGTAATCCTTGGCTCCAAACCATTTATTGCGCGAGCAAAATGGTTCAAAAAGATGTTTGGTGGTGGAACAAGACAG CCTGGAATGATGGCCGCGGCTGCTCACGCGGCGCTGACAAATTCCATTCCTCAACTGCCCCGCGTCCATTCACTCACCAAATCCACCGCCGCCCGCCTCTCCGCGCTGGGCTACACATTCTCGTCCCCGGTGCAAACAAACATGATCCTTCTTGACCTTGAAGCCGCGGGAATCCCCGTCGCGGCGTTCGTGGACTACTTGACCGAGGCTGGTGTGCAGGTGTTCCCCACACCAAGATTGGTGTTTCACTATCAGACAGCCCAAGAAGCGGCGGACAAACTTGTCGATGGGCTGGGGCGGTTGATACAGGATAAGAAAGCTGGGAAGGACCTGGTTGCGAGGAAGATGACGGGTGGCTATGCCAAGGGTGGTTCAGAGTAG
- a CDS encoding uncharacterized protein (EggNog:ENOG410PFV0~COG:K~BUSCO:2167at33183) — translation MSSSTTTSAPAPKSAPAYTISTGSRPYRSHKGADCHYKEDPATTGSSLHGNNNGETKRWSPAPTAPVQRKIKRKYEDSSLDQQPARDIMSIPSVTTASQPPVTHRHDQNPEHRKHNGLGGSMNESVHIIGPVAAEDAQVIERYMPSERSKKSPDDKTPYNVYSNDPRKPILYTTVARQRQGVRCSGVPGENQKDIIEQILGPFKHDLVTIFLEKINASFPLFDEYVFMEAYKAGDGSLPPPLMCQVYAMSLIYWNQSPVLAPHPKPDIRYAVNLAVAALHEEFSAPGLSTLSAALIDLTGRPIFSMTGNAINTGRTVALSHCLGLNRDPSSWKLSPSEKNNRIRLWWAVVIHDRWASYGHGVPPQICRNQYDVPLPTIDMLVPQTGASQQRFRAAHGYIFLCRLTEILGDLLPLVYGLQPKNAKETSKTVRRMRTELDRWEDSLPEWLRSPHSENGVPTSGSSSLQLAFLAVKMLVCRIELQEINHSENSNPEARRYFQTECRKAAEDIVQFFLSLKRPHFQEFWMSYSAYHLTSTATFLFRCALETSDPDIARSCLANVDTFLSVLRRARAEHEWDVADMCLDHCERILSKHPGINHDDPQPSIAPPCDVTDTPVSMTMPMPETPCHNDIVGDMMSISGTFGAMDGFPFDMTGIWDVPGLQDQESHFMNIPSTM, via the exons ATGTCATCTTCAACGACGACTTCTGCGCCCGCGCCCAAAAGCGCGCCGGCATATACAATCAGTACGGGTTCCAGGCCGTACCGATCTCACAAG GGTGCCGATTGTCACTACAAGGAGGACCCGGCCACAACGGGATCTTCGCTGCACGGAAACAACAACGGCGAGACGAAGCGGTGGTCTCCCGCGCCAACTGCTCCTGTCCAGCGAAAGATTAAGAGAAAATATGAAGACTCTTCCTTGGATCAGCAGCCCGCGCGGGACATCATGTCGATTCCCTCTGTGACCACCGCCTCACAGCCTCCGGTCACCCATCGGCACGACCAGAATCCCGAGCACCGCAAGCATAACGGGCTGGGCGGATCCATGAATGAATCTGTACACATCATTGGACCGGTTGCAGCCGAGGACGCGCAGGTCATAGAACGCTACATGCCTTCCGAAAGGTCCAAGAAAAGCCCCGACGATAAAACCCCATATAATGTTTACTCTAACGACCCACGAAAACCCATCCTCTACACGACTGTCGCCAGGCAAAGACAAGGGGTCCGCTGCAGCGGCGTTCCCGGAGAAAACCAGAAAGATATCATTGAGCAAATCTTAGGTCCCTTTAAGCACGACCTTGTCACAAT ATTTTTGGAGAAGATTAATGCCTCCTTTCCGCTCTTCGATGAATATGTTTTCATGGAAGCTTATAAGGCCGGGGACGGAAGTCTACCGCCGCCTCTAATGTGCCAGGTATATGCCATGTCTCTCATTTACTGGAATCAGTCGCCGGTTCTGGCTCCACACCCCAAACCCGACATCAGATATGCGGTGAATCTCGCCGTTGCTGCTCTTCATGAAGAGTTCTCGGCTCCTGGATTATCGACATTGAGTGCTGCATTGATTGATCTGACTGGACGACCAATCTTCTCCATGACCGGGAATGCCATCAATACGGGACGTACAGTTGCGCTTTCTCACTGCCTTGGTCTGAATCGCGACCCTAGCAGCTGGAAgctctctccctctgagaAGAATAATCGCATCCGGCTATGGTGGGCTGTAGTTATCCACGATCGATG GGCGAGTTACGGGCACGGAGTGCCTCCGCAGATCTGCCGAAATCAGTACGATGTCCCACTCCCCACGATAGACATGTTAGTCCCACAAACTGGCGCCAGCCAACAAAGGTTCCGGGCGGCACATGGATATATCTTCCTGTGTCGTCTCACCGAAATTCTCGGTGACCTACTCCCCTTGGTGTACGGTCTTCAACCGAAGAACGCCAAGGAGACATCGAAAACTGTAAGGCGGATGAGAACAGAGCTGGACAGGTGGGAGGATTCACTCCCCGAGTGGCTGAGATCTCCTCACAGTGAAAACGGCGTTCCAACATCCGGCTCGAGCAGCCTGCAGTTGGCATTTTTGGCAGTGAAAATGCTTGTCTGTCGAATAGAGCTCCAA GAAATTAACCACTCGGAGAACTCCAATCCTGAGGCTCGACGTTATTTCCAGACAGAATGTAGGAAAGCAGCTGAGGATATAGTGcagttctttctttctctcaaGAGACCCCATTTCCAAGAGTTTTGGATGTCAT ACAGTGCATACCATCTTACGTCAACGGCCACGTTTCTTTTCCGCTGCGCGTTGGAGACCTCTGACCCTGATATCGCAAGATCTTGCCTAGCAAACGTCGACACATTCTTAAGCGTCCTCCGGAGAGCTCGGGCAGAGCATGAGTGGGACGTCGCAGATATGTGCCTTGATCACTGCGAGAGGATCTTGAGCAAGCACCCGGGAATCAACCACGACGATCCACAACCCTCGATCGCGCCTCCCTGTGATGTAACTGACACGCCCGTCTCGATGACCATGCCGATGCCGGAGACTCCTTGCCATAATGACATTGTTGGGGATATGATGTCCATATCGGGGACGTTTGGCGCGATGGACGGATTTCCGTTTGACATGACCGGGATCTGGGACGTTCCCGGGCTTCAGGACCAGGAGAGCCACTTCATGAATATACCAAGCACAATGTGA
- a CDS encoding uncharacterized protein (EggNog:ENOG410PJJ3~COG:S) encodes MFKDLFSGRKESPTKRPQSPPRAPSDNPPPSTEQIPLPGMRPLNFELPRVLGRPSALIIVDECIAHLKLLAAFADLRDTISQSDGLFGLYEADHFHIQTPEEQKTKITALVREKRWGVYVARAVSRFEKWFFTLPMDGPGECQGATTIDDVTSNPEYKNFPQWKNMVIWTMDVLPPLDVLMVWHAYMLNPRDYLEDCLRLGKMSVWTAGMPWEVVNSSIDSSSFDYRPGDGARERFESKTSCSWDNLHDSPYKIVACPACQTNLQVPWVQERPQLGSIKAPFENCTGYADRGFQIICARCYFKFDHERLRVVKFLNDMEKLANLKIPMPGTILSLKGVPQTPVRAKHSVLFPSKLILNCLQNKLRAALNFRENPGASVSDIRDLIEQALKSPRTRSTANGSISGQLTREEKIPVRRMMSRYWDNSSPFALDLIGAVIRQGVFIGKMDDIDWLHSPTLDFTMERIIKKYRRFFRILHSNTEVVAVPTLDVDLAWHTHQLSPQRYFTYSVTMTPGKFINHDDKIESSKLSDGFERTAKAYEAAYGEIYSQCTCWYCEAIRESNGSNGRFSSNRENAIAFHDQPDIPSDPTKSPHISAHNSIDTRFRGSRDISLLDPTALKLQYAHQRATRRWEKRNKKKISLDTDNDTGAASRAYGAMAMVYGCPVFVPLYLPYGPDPSINCEMYSCNPLCIPIEEGEHADCVSGTCALDAVLGACEAGCDGGGCSSCGSGGCGGGGGGGGCGGGGGGC; translated from the exons ATGTTCAAAGACTTGTTTTCAGGAAGAAAGGAGAGTCCAACCAAAAGGCCACAATCACCCCCGAGAGCGCCTTCGGATAACCCACCTCCATCCACTGAGCAAATCCCGCTGCCGGGGATGCGGCCCctcaattttgagcttccCCGGGTCCTAGGACGGCCCTCTGCGCTAATCATAGTGGATGAGTGCATCGCGCATTTAAAGCTCCTGGCCGCCTTTGCAGACCTTCGCGATACTATTTCCCAATCAGATGGCCTTTTCGGTCTCTACGAAGCAGATCATTTTCATATTCAGACACCAGAAGAGCAGAAAACGAAAATCACTGCGTTGGTCAGGGAGAAGAGATGGGGGGTATATGTTGCTCGGGCGGTCAGCCGATTTGAAAAGTGGTTTTTTACCCTCCCAATGGATGGGCCTGGTGAATGTCAGGGCGCGACGACGATAGATGATGTTACTAGTAACCCAGAGTATAAGAATTTTCCACAATGGAAGAACATGGTCATTTGGACCATGGATGTTTTGCCACCTTTGG ACGTGCTCATGGTGTGGCATGCATATATGCTTAATCCGAGGGACTACCTTGAAGATTGTCTCCGTCTCGGGAAGATGAGTGTCTGGACAGCCGGAATGCCATGGGAAGTGGTGAATTCTTCCATAGACAGCTCTTCCTTCGATTACAGGCCGGGTGACGGCGCACGGGAGAGATTTGAATCGAAAACGTCATGTTCGTGGGATAACCTTCACGATTCGCCTTATAAGATTGTAGCTTGCCCGGCATGCCAAACCAATTTGCAAGTTCCCTGGGTGCAAGAGCGGCCTCAACTTGGATCCATCAAAGCGCCATTCGAGAATTGCACTGGTTATGCCGATAGAGGCTTCCAAATTATTTGTGCCAGGTGCTACTTTAAATTTGACCACGAAAGGCTTCGTGTGGTGAAATTCCTAAACGATATGGAGAAGCTTGCCAATTTAAAAATCCCAATGCCCGGGACCATCTTATCGCTCAAAGGCGTGCCGCAAACACCGGTCCGCGCAAAGCACTCTGTCCTATTTCCCAGCAAATTAATCCTGAATTGTCTCCAAAACAAACTCCGCGCGGCCCTGAATTTCCGAGAGAATCCTGGTGCTTCGGTATCAGATATTCGGGATTTGATTGAACAGGCCTTGAAGTCCCCTAGAACCAGATCCACCGCGAACGGTTCTATTTCAGGGCAGCTAACTAGGGAAGAGAAAATTCCCGTTCGGAGGATGATGTCTCGATATTGGGATAATTCTTCGCCCTTCGCTCTTGACCTCATTGGCGCCGTTATTCGCCAAGGAGTTTTTATTGGAAAGATGGATGATATCGATTGGCTTCACTCCCCAACTCTTGACTTTACAATGGAGCGCATCATCAAAAAATATAGGCGGTTCTTCCGGATCCTACATTCCAATACCGAGGTCGTAGCTGTTCCAACCCTCGATGTCGACCTGGCATGGCACACCCACCAGCTCTCTCCCCAGCGCTACTTCACTTACTCTGTTACTATGACTCCAGGGAAATTTATTAATCATGATGACAAAATCGAGTCAAGTAAATTATCTGACGGTTTTGAGCGGACCGCCAAAGCTTACGAGGCAGCTTACGGCGAGATATACAGCCAATGTACTTGCTGGTACTGCGAGGCAATCCGTGAATCAAACGGTTCCAATGGGCGCTTTTCCTCCAACCGGGAGAATGCTATCGCCTTCCACGATCAACCAGACATTCCTTCCGACCCAACCAAAAGTCCACATATCTCGGCGCATAATTCCATCGATACGCGTTTTCGAGGATCCAGGGATATCAGTCTATTGGATCCGACGGCTTTGAAACTCCAATATGCCCATCAACGAGCGACAAGACGCTGGGAGAAGCGtaataagaaaaagatatcCTTGGACACGGACAATGATACTGGAGCTGCAAGTAGGGCATACGGTGCTATGGCAATGGTATACGGGTGCCCTGTCTTCGTACCGCTTTACCTTCCTTATGGGCCGGATCCGTCCATCAATTGCGAAATGTACTCGTGTAACCCGCTCTGTATCCCCATAGAAGAGGGTGAGCATGCGGACTGTGTCTCTGGGACCTGTGCGCTCGATGCAGTTTTGGGCGCTTGTGAGGCCGGCTGCGATGGAGGCGGTTGCAGCAGTTGTGGAAGTGGAGGCTGCGGAGGgggaggtggtggtggaggctgtggtggtggtggtggtggctgCTAA